One window of the Flavobacteriaceae bacterium YJPT1-3 genome contains the following:
- a CDS encoding OmpA family protein, producing MKNLSRFLFASLFVLALGTANAQDEDNPWAFTIGINAVDTYPVGDAQDPLRGEFFDEFYNVNDHWNILPSVSSLSIDRYIGDGFVFGVTGSLNKIEKLGDRDLGDGLTYYAVDGRLSYSFRDLVFGDGGWFDPYLGIGGGYTFIQDRPSFGTANGTVGLRIWLSEALNLNLSSMYKHAFEDRYVKHMQHTVGIGFSFGGKDTDGDGIYDKNDECPETPGLEAFNGCPDTDGDGIKDSEDACPTTAGLAEFNGCPDTDGDGIADPQDACPTVAGVAALQGCPDADGDGIKDSEDNCPNEAGPASNNGCPFLDKDGDGVLDKDDECPEVAGTVANNGCPEVTEEVQKQLNEYARTILFDLNKSSIQAQSEPVLRDIIEILKEYPTAKFTVEGHTDSTGSAAYNEKLSDARALSVKNYLVENGIDQFRLSSKGYGEARPIATNNTRAGRQQNRRVEINLVKE from the coding sequence ATGAAAAATCTAAGCAGATTTCTATTCGCTTCACTCTTTGTTCTCGCGCTGGGAACTGCGAATGCGCAGGACGAAGATAATCCGTGGGCTTTCACTATTGGTATTAACGCGGTTGACACTTACCCTGTAGGTGATGCGCAAGATCCACTTCGTGGTGAATTCTTCGACGAATTTTACAATGTAAATGACCACTGGAACATCCTTCCTTCGGTATCCTCACTTAGCATTGATCGCTACATTGGTGATGGTTTCGTATTTGGAGTAACCGGTTCCTTAAATAAAATTGAAAAACTTGGTGACCGTGATCTTGGTGACGGACTGACTTACTACGCTGTAGATGGTCGTTTGTCTTATAGCTTCCGTGATTTAGTTTTTGGAGATGGTGGATGGTTTGACCCTTACCTAGGTATTGGTGGTGGTTACACCTTCATCCAGGATCGTCCAAGTTTCGGTACTGCTAACGGTACTGTAGGTTTACGCATCTGGTTATCAGAAGCGCTTAACCTTAACTTATCTTCTATGTACAAACATGCATTTGAAGATCGTTACGTAAAACACATGCAGCATACAGTAGGTATTGGATTCTCTTTTGGAGGAAAAGATACTGATGGTGATGGCATCTACGATAAAAATGATGAGTGTCCTGAAACTCCAGGTCTAGAAGCATTCAACGGATGCCCTGACACTGACGGTGACGGAATCAAAGATTCTGAAGATGCTTGTCCTACTACTGCTGGTTTAGCTGAATTTAACGGATGTCCTGACACTGATGGTGACGGTATCGCTGATCCTCAGGATGCTTGTCCTACTGTAGCTGGTGTTGCTGCCCTTCAAGGTTGCCCAGATGCTGACGGTGATGGAATCAAAGATTCTGAAGATAACTGTCCTAACGAAGCAGGTCCTGCATCTAACAACGGTTGCCCATTCTTAGATAAAGATGGTGACGGTGTATTAGACAAAGATGATGAGTGTCCAGAAGTTGCTGGTACTGTGGCAAACAACGGATGTCCTGAAGTAACTGAAGAAGTTCAGAAGCAATTGAATGAGTACGCTCGTACTATCCTATTCGACTTGAACAAGTCTTCTATCCAGGCACAGTCTGAGCCCGTACTACGTGATATCATTGAAATTCTTAAAGAGTACCCAACAGCTAAGTTTACTGTTGAAGGTCATACAGACAGCACCGGTAGCGCTGCATATAACGAAAAGTTATCTGATGCTCGCGCCCTTTCTGTGAAGAATTACTTAGTAGAGAACGGTATCGACCAGTTCCGCTTATCTTCTAAAGGATACGGTGAAGCTCGTCCTATCGCTACTAATAACACTAGAGCAGGTAGACAACAAAACCGTCGTGTTGAAATTAATCTAGTAAAG